The proteins below come from a single Rhizobium sp. BT04 genomic window:
- a CDS encoding N-formylglutamate amidohydrolase: protein MDDFQSFEILSGKHDKGMVILADHAMNRLPARYGRLGLPDAAFARHIAYDIGIEGLTRQLSARLGVPAVLGGFSRLLIDPNRGEDDPTLIMKISDGAVISGNHPITPQEWDDRIKTFHRPYHNAVAATIDSVANATGRAPLVLSLHSFTPAWKGIPRPWHAAVLWDSDRRAVGPLLDMLRADPDLIVGDNEPYDGALKGDTMYRHCMITGIPHALLEVRQDLIADETGISAWAERLAPIFAAMNADPALHTYDVHLSRTGPY from the coding sequence ATGGACGACTTCCAATCCTTCGAAATCCTATCCGGCAAACATGACAAAGGCATGGTGATCCTCGCAGATCACGCGATGAACCGTCTTCCCGCCCGATATGGACGGCTCGGACTGCCCGACGCGGCCTTTGCCCGCCACATTGCCTATGACATCGGCATCGAGGGGCTGACGCGCCAGCTTTCGGCGAGGCTCGGCGTGCCCGCGGTGCTCGGCGGCTTTTCCCGCCTGCTGATCGACCCGAACCGCGGCGAAGACGATCCGACGCTGATCATGAAAATATCAGATGGCGCCGTCATATCGGGCAATCATCCGATCACGCCGCAGGAATGGGACGACCGCATCAAAACCTTCCACCGCCCCTATCACAATGCCGTCGCCGCAACGATCGATAGCGTGGCGAACGCCACCGGCCGGGCGCCGCTGGTGCTGTCGCTGCATTCCTTCACCCCGGCCTGGAAAGGTATTCCCCGCCCCTGGCACGCCGCCGTACTTTGGGATAGCGACCGTCGCGCCGTCGGCCCGTTGCTTGACATGCTGCGCGCCGATCCCGATCTCATCGTCGGCGACAACGAACCCTATGACGGCGCACTGAAGGGCGATACCATGTACCGCCACTGCATGATCACAGGCATTCCGCATGCGCTGCTCGAGGTGCGCCAAGACCTGATCGCCGACGAGACCGGCATATCCGCATGGGCCGAGCGCCTGGCGCCGATCTTTGCGGCGATGAATGCCGACCCCGCCTTGCACACATATGACGTGCACCTGTCGCGCACCGGCCCCTATTGA
- a CDS encoding DUF2312 domain-containing protein, whose translation MSDAHGVARDQLRAFIERIERLEEEKKTIADDIKDVYGEAKGMGFDTKILKKVVALRKKDEQERMEEEAILDTYLHALGMIESPPEG comes from the coding sequence ATGTCTGATGCTCATGGCGTCGCCCGCGACCAGCTTCGCGCTTTCATCGAGCGCATTGAACGGCTGGAAGAAGAAAAGAAGACCATCGCCGACGACATTAAGGACGTCTATGGCGAAGCCAAGGGAATGGGCTTCGACACCAAGATCCTGAAGAAGGTCGTGGCGCTGCGCAAGAAGGACGAGCAGGAGCGCATGGAAGAGGAAGCCATCCTCGACACCTACCTGCACGCGCTCGGCATGATCGAGTCGCCGCCGGAAGGCTGA
- the pyk gene encoding pyruvate kinase produces MKRNRKIKILATLGPASSEESMIEKLHQAGADVFRINMSHASHDLMRTLIERIRSVEARSGRPIGILADLQGPKLRVGKFADSKVDLKPGQTFTLDNNEALGDQNRVYLPHPEILESVQPGHRLLIDDGKLALRAEKCDGKSIVTTVISGTRISDRKGVSLPDTLLGVGALTDKDRADLDAVLATDDVDWVALSFVQRPDDLAEVRKIARGRVGLMSKIEKPQALERIEEIIELSDALMVARGDLGVEMPLESVPGIQKQLIRACRRSGKPVVVATQMLESMISAPVPTRAEVSDVATAVFEGADAVMLSAESASGDYPVEAVSTMASIATAIEREPHYPGIIYAQRAQPEATGADAISLAARQIAETLKLSAIVCYTSSGTTGLRASRERPQVPILALSPIIKTARRLAIVWGLHCVVTHDATDLDDMVNRACRIVADEGFGKPGDRIIISAGVPLGTPGATNMIRIAYIGSDGQSGI; encoded by the coding sequence ATGAAGCGTAATCGCAAAATTAAAATCCTCGCCACCCTCGGGCCCGCCTCCTCCGAGGAATCGATGATCGAGAAGCTGCATCAGGCCGGTGCGGATGTCTTCCGCATCAATATGAGCCATGCGAGCCACGACCTGATGCGTACGCTTATTGAGCGCATCCGCTCGGTCGAAGCGCGCTCCGGCCGGCCGATCGGCATTCTGGCCGACCTGCAGGGACCGAAACTGCGTGTCGGCAAATTCGCAGACAGCAAAGTCGACCTGAAACCCGGCCAGACCTTCACGCTCGACAACAACGAAGCGCTCGGCGACCAGAACCGCGTCTATCTGCCGCATCCCGAGATTCTGGAATCGGTGCAGCCCGGCCACCGCCTGCTGATCGACGACGGCAAGCTCGCGCTCCGCGCAGAAAAATGTGATGGCAAGAGCATCGTCACCACCGTTATTTCGGGTACGCGCATCTCCGACCGCAAGGGCGTCAGCCTTCCCGACACGTTGCTCGGCGTCGGCGCACTGACGGATAAGGACCGCGCCGATCTCGACGCCGTGCTCGCTACCGACGATGTCGACTGGGTGGCGCTGTCCTTCGTCCAGCGTCCCGACGACCTTGCCGAAGTGCGCAAGATCGCCCGGGGCCGCGTCGGCCTGATGTCGAAGATCGAAAAGCCTCAAGCGCTTGAGCGCATTGAGGAAATCATCGAGCTTTCCGACGCCTTGATGGTCGCCCGCGGCGATCTCGGCGTCGAAATGCCGCTTGAATCGGTTCCCGGCATCCAGAAGCAGTTGATCCGCGCCTGCCGCCGTTCGGGCAAACCGGTGGTCGTCGCCACGCAGATGCTGGAATCGATGATCTCAGCACCCGTGCCGACACGCGCCGAAGTTTCCGACGTCGCGACCGCCGTCTTCGAAGGTGCCGATGCCGTCATGCTCTCCGCCGAATCGGCCTCGGGCGACTATCCGGTCGAAGCCGTCTCGACCATGGCGTCGATTGCCACTGCCATTGAGCGCGAGCCTCATTATCCCGGCATCATCTATGCCCAGCGCGCCCAGCCGGAAGCGACCGGCGCCGATGCGATCTCGCTTGCTGCCCGCCAGATCGCCGAGACGCTGAAGCTGTCGGCGATCGTCTGTTACACCTCGTCGGGCACCACAGGCCTTCGCGCCTCGCGCGAGCGTCCGCAGGTGCCGATCCTGGCACTGTCGCCGATCATCAAGACGGCGCGCCGCCTTGCCATCGTCTGGGGTCTGCATTGCGTCGTCACCCATGACGCGACCGATCTCGACGACATGGTCAACCGCGCCTGCCGCATCGTTGCCGACGAAGGCTTCGGCAAGCCGGGCGACCGTATCATCATCTCGGCCGGCGTGCCGCTCGGTACGCCTGGCGCCACCAACATGATCCGCATCGCCTATATCGGCTCCGACGGCCAGAGCGGCATCTGA
- a CDS encoding M3 family oligoendopeptidase produces MKIKLPHAGFLLSPAAPAGAADPALGDLPVWRLQDLYPSATSTAFVADMEKAGKAAIAFEGKWKGKLADAATKTGAEGIGAALKEYEALDDIIGRLGSFAGLTYFSDTTNPANGKLYGDVQAKITEFSGHLLFFALELNRIDDAVIDACMANDPAAGHYRPWLIDLRKDKPYQLDDRLEQLFLEKSMTSAAAFNRLFDETMAELRFDIDGEKVPLEVALNRLQEKDPEVRRKAAVALAETFKANIRTFTLITNTLAKDKEIADRWRGFEDIADSRHLANRVEREVVDALAAAVREAYPRLSHRYYKMKAKWLGMEQMNFWDRNAPLPETSNAIISWPEAKDTVLSAYGNFAPEMADIARRFFDEQWIDAPVRPGKAPGAFAHPTVPSAHPYVLVNYMGKPRDVMTLAHELGHGVHQVLAGAQGALMCQTPLTLAETASVFGEMLTFRALLEKTSDKRERKAMLAQKVEDMINTVVRQIAFYEFERQLHTARKSGELTADDIGELWLSVQSESLGPAINISEGYETYWAYIPHFIHSPFYVYAYAFGDCLVNSLYAVYQKAEQGFQEKYFELLRAGGTKHHSELLKPFGLDATDPSFWSQGLSMIEGLIDELEALDRG; encoded by the coding sequence ATGAAAATCAAGCTCCCGCACGCCGGCTTTCTTTTGTCGCCAGCAGCGCCGGCTGGAGCCGCCGATCCGGCGCTCGGTGATCTGCCGGTCTGGAGGCTGCAGGATCTTTATCCCTCCGCCACCTCAACCGCTTTCGTCGCCGACATGGAAAAGGCCGGCAAGGCCGCGATTGCCTTTGAAGGGAAGTGGAAGGGCAAACTCGCCGACGCCGCGACGAAGACCGGCGCTGAGGGCATCGGCGCGGCGCTGAAGGAATATGAGGCGCTTGATGATATCATCGGCCGCCTCGGCTCCTTTGCCGGCCTCACCTATTTCTCCGACACCACCAACCCGGCGAACGGCAAGCTCTACGGCGACGTGCAGGCCAAGATCACCGAATTTTCCGGCCACCTGCTGTTCTTCGCGCTCGAACTCAACCGCATCGACGACGCAGTGATCGACGCCTGCATGGCCAATGATCCGGCCGCAGGACATTACCGCCCCTGGCTCATCGACCTCAGGAAAGACAAGCCCTATCAGCTCGACGACCGGCTGGAACAGCTCTTCCTCGAGAAGTCAATGACATCCGCCGCTGCCTTCAACCGCCTCTTCGATGAAACCATGGCGGAGCTTCGCTTCGACATCGATGGCGAGAAAGTGCCGCTCGAAGTGGCGCTGAACCGGCTGCAGGAAAAGGATCCGGAAGTCCGCCGCAAGGCAGCCGTGGCGCTCGCCGAAACCTTCAAGGCAAATATCCGCACCTTCACGCTGATCACCAACACGCTTGCCAAGGACAAGGAGATCGCCGACCGCTGGCGCGGCTTCGAGGACATCGCCGACTCCAGGCACCTGGCAAACCGCGTCGAGCGCGAGGTCGTCGATGCGCTGGCAGCCGCCGTCCGCGAAGCCTATCCCCGCCTTTCGCATCGCTATTACAAGATGAAGGCGAAATGGCTCGGCATGGAGCAGATGAATTTCTGGGACCGCAACGCGCCGCTTCCGGAGACTTCCAACGCCATCATTTCCTGGCCCGAAGCGAAGGATACGGTGCTTTCGGCCTACGGCAATTTCGCCCCCGAGATGGCGGATATTGCCAGGCGCTTCTTCGACGAGCAGTGGATCGACGCCCCGGTCCGCCCCGGCAAGGCGCCTGGCGCCTTCGCCCATCCGACGGTTCCCTCGGCCCACCCTTACGTGCTCGTCAATTACATGGGCAAGCCGCGCGACGTGATGACGCTTGCTCACGAGCTTGGCCATGGCGTGCATCAGGTTCTCGCCGGCGCGCAAGGCGCGCTGATGTGCCAGACGCCGCTGACGCTCGCCGAAACCGCGTCCGTCTTCGGCGAGATGCTGACCTTCCGCGCGCTTCTGGAAAAGACCAGCGACAAACGCGAGCGCAAGGCGATGCTCGCCCAGAAGGTCGAGGACATGATCAATACCGTCGTGCGCCAGATCGCCTTCTACGAATTCGAGCGCCAGCTCCACACCGCCCGCAAATCAGGTGAACTCACCGCCGACGACATCGGCGAACTCTGGCTCTCGGTCCAGTCGGAAAGCCTCGGGCCGGCGATCAACATTTCTGAAGGTTACGAGACTTATTGGGCCTATATCCCCCACTTCATCCACTCGCCCTTCTATGTCTACGCCTACGCTTTCGGCGACTGCCTGGTGAATTCGCTCTATGCCGTCTACCAGAAGGCCGAGCAGGGCTTCCAGGAGAAGTATTTCGAACTGCTGAGGGCCGGCGGCACCAAGCATCACTCGGAACTCTTGAAACCTTTCGGCCTCGACGCCACCGATCCGTCGTTCTGGAGCCAGGGCCTGTCGATGATCGAGGGGCTGATCGACGAGTTGGAGGCTTTGGACAGGGGCTGA
- a CDS encoding aminodeoxychorismate synthase component I, giving the protein MLFAEPAEIIVARTRAEFFAGLSRMEQAKAESKWLAGYMAYEAGYFFEDKLAPFAGEHRETPLLCFGVFDAPQPDAHPLAQPKQRFENEEFLTAPKAAWDFPIYKERFDRLHNHLRLGDAYQANLTMPVEARWSGDPRAAFWSLIERQPVKYGALVDLAGPVILSRSPELFFRTDEQGWIETHPMKGTAKRGATAAEDVEIIEAMRRDIKTQAENRMIVDLLRNDISRITEVGTLDVPKLFDIETYPTVHQMVSHVQARLRPGLSIRDIFSALFPCGSITGAPKIRAMEILHALEDVPRDAYCGAIGMISPTGAMRFSVAIRTITLFDGGRAVFNVGGGIVFDSTAEAEYEECLLKARFAVGDQWIAR; this is encoded by the coding sequence ATGCTTTTCGCCGAACCGGCCGAGATCATCGTCGCGCGAACGCGCGCCGAATTCTTTGCGGGCCTTTCCCGCATGGAGCAGGCCAAGGCCGAGAGCAAATGGCTTGCCGGCTACATGGCCTACGAGGCCGGATACTTCTTCGAAGACAAACTCGCCCCCTTCGCCGGGGAACACCGCGAAACCCCGCTGCTCTGTTTCGGCGTCTTCGACGCTCCGCAGCCGGATGCGCATCCGCTCGCCCAGCCAAAACAGCGCTTCGAGAACGAGGAATTCCTCACCGCCCCGAAAGCCGCCTGGGATTTCCCTATATATAAAGAGCGCTTCGACCGCCTCCACAATCACCTGCGGCTCGGCGACGCCTATCAGGCGAACCTCACCATGCCGGTCGAGGCCCGTTGGAGCGGCGATCCCCGCGCCGCCTTCTGGTCGCTGATCGAACGCCAGCCGGTCAAATACGGCGCGCTGGTCGATCTCGCCGGTCCGGTCATTCTGTCGCGTTCGCCCGAACTCTTCTTCCGTACCGACGAACAGGGCTGGATCGAGACGCATCCGATGAAGGGCACGGCAAAACGCGGCGCCACCGCCGCCGAGGATGTCGAAATCATCGAGGCCATGCGCCGCGATATCAAGACGCAAGCGGAAAACCGCATGATCGTCGATCTCCTACGCAACGACATCTCCCGCATCACCGAGGTCGGCACACTCGACGTCCCGAAACTCTTCGACATCGAGACCTATCCGACGGTCCACCAGATGGTGAGCCATGTGCAGGCAAGGTTGCGCCCCGGCCTTTCGATCCGAGACATCTTTTCCGCACTCTTTCCCTGCGGCTCGATCACCGGTGCGCCGAAGATCAGGGCAATGGAGATTCTCCATGCGCTCGAGGATGTCCCGCGCGACGCCTATTGCGGCGCGATCGGCATGATCTCGCCGACCGGCGCCATGCGGTTTTCCGTCGCCATCCGCACCATCACGCTTTTTGACGGCGGCAGGGCCGTCTTCAATGTCGGCGGCGGCATCGTCTTCGATTCCACCGCCGAGGCCGAATATGAGGAATGCCTGCTCAAGGCCCGCTTCGCCGTCGGCGACCAATGGATCGCACGATGA
- a CDS encoding YciI family protein, which yields MFILSLTYLKSNDEADRHMEPHMAWVREGYAKGWFLASGRKVPRTGGAILAIGDRAAIEAYVAADPFTIHGVAEYDITELAVTTTAEGLEILKR from the coding sequence ATGTTCATTCTCTCCCTCACCTATCTCAAATCCAACGATGAAGCCGACAGGCACATGGAGCCCCACATGGCCTGGGTCAGAGAGGGTTATGCCAAGGGCTGGTTCCTGGCGTCCGGCCGCAAGGTGCCGCGCACCGGCGGTGCGATCCTGGCGATCGGCGACCGCGCCGCAATCGAGGCCTATGTCGCCGCCGATCCCTTCACCATCCACGGCGTCGCCGAATACGACATCACCGAACTTGCGGTGACGACGACGGCCGAAGGACTGGAAATCCTGAAACGCTGA
- a CDS encoding DUF882 domain-containing protein, translating to MPNLNGNSKPSRLSWRALCADICGKAVRTAAAALLALAVSSPVFVSTPSQAAGDTRSLKLYFIHTGEKAVITYKRNGKFDPKGLEQLNRFLRDWRKNQPTKMDPRLFDLIWEVYRQSGSRDYINVVCGFRSPGTNEMLRGRSRNSGVAEKSQHMLGKAMDFFIPDVKLATLRGIGMKMQVGGVGFYPKSGSPFVHMDVGGVRAWPRMSRDELVRLFPNGNTIHIPADGKPLPGYQQAMADYKRRVSGTQIEIASASESAPKHKTLFEALFGGGADQQEDENDDSAPVAVAKATPPKAEPAPAEPQQTEVADLNAPVPQVRPAFSNQPAGSEVASALVAPSSGNAAQQALAAALPADQAQPQQFADLSAYSIPVPSLLGQRRAPGDAELASADPNMLTGANGLPVPTPIERPAVAENLLAAADADPEAEADEADQDALSPAVADALDQQNKGQQNKGVENQVASHAPEMTVEQAINAAMPQKAPAAKPPLELAALAPMTKSASFGDGFDEPAAESAVAQGLPAKGGRPTQKEAAAADASRTTVRTEPKLTQKMISQWALTNARLEMASKQVKAPRFVSQTMRAQPTAVYAEGFNIKTASVDPARFSGTAVNFMEVRKFNTN from the coding sequence TTGCCGAATCTGAATGGGAATTCCAAGCCTTCGCGCTTGAGCTGGCGTGCTTTGTGCGCCGACATCTGCGGAAAGGCAGTAAGGACGGCAGCGGCCGCCCTTCTGGCGCTCGCGGTTTCCTCACCGGTATTCGTCAGTACACCTTCGCAGGCAGCGGGCGACACCCGCAGCCTCAAGCTCTATTTCATCCATACCGGCGAAAAAGCCGTCATCACCTACAAGCGCAACGGCAAGTTCGACCCCAAGGGTCTGGAGCAGCTGAACCGCTTCCTGCGTGACTGGCGCAAGAACCAGCCGACGAAGATGGACCCGCGCCTGTTCGACCTGATCTGGGAAGTCTATCGCCAGAGCGGTTCGAGGGACTATATCAACGTCGTCTGCGGTTTCCGTTCGCCGGGTACCAACGAGATGCTGCGCGGCCGCTCGCGCAACTCGGGCGTCGCCGAAAAGAGCCAGCATATGCTCGGCAAGGCGATGGACTTCTTCATTCCGGACGTCAAGCTGGCGACCCTGCGCGGTATCGGCATGAAGATGCAGGTCGGCGGCGTCGGCTTCTATCCGAAGTCGGGTTCGCCCTTCGTGCACATGGATGTCGGCGGCGTTCGCGCCTGGCCGCGCATGAGCCGCGACGAGCTGGTCCGGCTTTTCCCGAACGGCAACACCATCCATATTCCGGCCGACGGCAAACCGCTGCCGGGTTATCAGCAGGCGATGGCCGACTACAAGCGCCGCGTCAGCGGCACGCAGATCGAGATCGCCAGCGCTTCCGAATCGGCGCCGAAGCATAAGACGCTGTTCGAAGCACTCTTCGGCGGCGGAGCGGACCAGCAGGAAGACGAGAACGACGATTCGGCGCCTGTCGCCGTCGCCAAGGCGACGCCGCCGAAGGCCGAACCCGCGCCTGCCGAGCCGCAGCAGACCGAAGTTGCCGATCTCAATGCGCCGGTGCCGCAGGTTCGCCCGGCCTTCAGCAACCAGCCGGCCGGCAGCGAAGTGGCAAGTGCGCTGGTGGCGCCGTCTTCGGGTAATGCCGCGCAGCAGGCTCTTGCCGCAGCGCTTCCGGCCGATCAGGCCCAGCCGCAGCAGTTTGCCGATCTCAGCGCCTACAGCATCCCGGTTCCCTCGCTCCTTGGCCAGCGCCGCGCACCCGGCGACGCCGAACTTGCTTCGGCCGATCCCAACATGCTGACGGGCGCGAACGGACTGCCGGTTCCGACGCCGATCGAACGCCCCGCCGTTGCCGAGAACCTTCTTGCCGCGGCCGATGCGGATCCGGAAGCAGAGGCCGACGAAGCCGATCAGGACGCGCTGTCTCCCGCGGTTGCCGATGCGCTCGATCAGCAGAATAAGGGCCAGCAGAACAAGGGTGTAGAAAACCAGGTCGCCTCGCACGCGCCTGAGATGACGGTAGAGCAGGCGATCAACGCCGCGATGCCGCAAAAGGCGCCCGCCGCAAAGCCGCCGCTCGAGCTCGCAGCTCTAGCGCCGATGACCAAATCGGCAAGCTTTGGCGACGGCTTCGACGAACCGGCTGCCGAAAGCGCCGTGGCCCAGGGCCTTCCTGCCAAGGGCGGCCGCCCGACGCAGAAGGAAGCCGCCGCGGCCGATGCCAGCCGCACGACGGTCCGTACCGAGCCGAAGCTGACGCAGAAGATGATTTCGCAGTGGGCGCTGACCAATGCCCGCCTCGAAATGGCCTCCAAGCAGGTCAAGGCGCCGCGTTTCGTCAGCCAGACGATGCGCGCCCAGCCGACCGCGGTCTATGCCGAGGGCTTCAACATCAAGACCGCTTCGGTCGATCCCGCCCGCTTCAGCGGCACGGCAGTGAACTTCATGGAAGTGCGCAAGTTCAACACGAACTGA
- a CDS encoding DUF1036 domain-containing protein — protein sequence MGAVLIQAAPSFLTRSGPLVRLALFALAAIMPFFIADAARADFRVCNGTQNLVGVAIGYRAKDGWMTEGWWQVPATTCATLIEGELQSRYYYLYAEDAARGGRWTGDVQMCVAENEFKITGVQDCYARGYQKMGFKEYDTGRQGSWMVQLSDTPGTQESQN from the coding sequence TTGGGAGCCGTGTTGATCCAAGCCGCGCCAAGTTTCCTCACGCGGTCCGGACCGCTGGTCCGTCTCGCTCTGTTCGCTCTTGCAGCCATCATGCCGTTTTTCATCGCAGATGCCGCACGCGCCGATTTTCGCGTCTGCAACGGAACGCAAAACCTCGTCGGCGTCGCGATCGGCTATCGGGCCAAGGATGGCTGGATGACGGAGGGCTGGTGGCAGGTGCCGGCAACGACCTGCGCGACGTTGATCGAGGGAGAATTGCAGTCGCGTTATTATTACCTCTACGCAGAGGACGCTGCCCGCGGAGGACGATGGACGGGTGACGTGCAGATGTGCGTGGCGGAAAACGAGTTCAAGATCACGGGTGTGCAGGATTGTTATGCCCGCGGTTATCAGAAGATGGGATTCAAGGAATATGATACGGGCCGCCAGGGTAGCTGGATGGTTCAGCTCTCCGACACCCCAGGGACGCAAGAAAGCCAGAATTGA
- a CDS encoding aminotransferase class IV family protein, with product MIDFSLIETLRWQPGEGFIRLKLHLARLSRSARRLGFPLPIDAAAKLDDAVAGAVRPLRIRLTFDPQGRIAVTSAAFAPLAPDTTWTVRLAGTRLDSADKLLRVKTTRRAVYEAARAEYTSAEADEVILLNERGDVCEGTITSIFLDDGTGMLRTPPISCGLLAGVLRTELICARKARVGRLTLADLDAGALYVGNSLRGLIRANLLRN from the coding sequence ATGATCGATTTTTCACTGATCGAGACGCTGCGCTGGCAGCCCGGGGAAGGCTTCATCCGCTTGAAGCTGCATCTCGCCCGACTTTCCCGCTCCGCCCGCCGTCTTGGCTTCCCGCTACCGATCGACGCGGCGGCCAAGCTCGACGACGCCGTTGCAGGCGCTGTCCGTCCGTTACGCATCCGCCTGACCTTCGACCCGCAAGGCCGCATCGCGGTGACGAGCGCCGCTTTCGCGCCGCTCGCGCCCGATACCACCTGGACCGTGCGCCTCGCCGGGACCCGTCTCGATTCCGCCGATAAGCTGCTGCGCGTCAAGACTACCCGCCGCGCCGTCTACGAGGCCGCGCGCGCCGAATATACGTCTGCCGAGGCCGACGAAGTCATCCTGTTGAACGAGCGCGGCGACGTCTGCGAGGGCACCATCACCTCGATCTTCCTGGATGACGGGACCGGTATGCTGCGCACCCCGCCGATTTCCTGCGGCCTGCTCGCTGGCGTGTTGCGCACCGAACTCATCTGCGCGCGCAAGGCGCGCGTCGGCCGCCTCACGCTTGCCGATCTCGATGCCGGCGCACTTTATGTCGGCAACTCGCTTCGCGGCCTGATCCGCGCAAACCTTCTGAGGAACTGA
- a CDS encoding sigma-54 dependent transcriptional regulator, whose amino-acid sequence MTGYNELKGAGQILVVEDDPVQRRLLKNAIERHGHVVHQAENGRIGLEMVKRDSGLFNVIVLDLMMPEMTGLEFLDALHEFGTQIPVIVQTGQGGIETVVQAMRAGAFDFVVKPVSPERIATSISNAMKLDQREVKARAGRRSRSGAVGFDDIVSASPAMIRVIDLAQRAAQSNIPVVLEGESGVGKELVARAIQSGGDRSNKPFVTVNCGAIPHNLVESILFGHEKGAFTGATERHIGKFMEADGGTIFLDEIGDLPLEVQVKLLRAVQQGEIETVGARTAHKVNVRLISATNKDLIEEVKNGHFREDLYYRLNVFPITIPALRKRKEDIPHLVRVFADRFSSEQKNGRRMTVNAGALALLTAYDWPGNIRQLENAIFRAVVLAEGAELTEGDFPQIAAQLPEYEVVDHLALVADNTGLDPDDNYGEDFRASIAGEVHHRLSEASENAIASVNPAGDVRKLADVEEELIRFALKFYRGQMSQVARKLGIGRSTLYRKLKDYGIDPDNPQKDAA is encoded by the coding sequence ATGACCGGTTACAATGAGCTCAAGGGAGCAGGGCAAATCCTCGTGGTCGAGGACGACCCGGTGCAGCGCCGTCTGCTCAAGAACGCAATCGAGCGCCACGGCCATGTCGTGCACCAGGCGGAAAACGGCCGCATCGGCCTGGAAATGGTCAAACGCGACAGCGGCCTTTTCAACGTCATCGTGCTCGACCTGATGATGCCGGAGATGACTGGCCTCGAATTTCTCGACGCGCTGCACGAATTCGGCACGCAGATCCCGGTCATCGTCCAGACGGGGCAGGGCGGCATTGAAACGGTGGTGCAGGCGATGCGCGCCGGCGCCTTCGATTTCGTCGTCAAGCCGGTCTCGCCCGAACGCATCGCCACCTCGATCTCGAACGCGATGAAGCTCGACCAGCGCGAGGTCAAGGCGCGGGCCGGACGCCGATCTCGCTCAGGCGCGGTCGGTTTCGACGACATCGTCTCGGCAAGCCCGGCGATGATCCGCGTCATCGATCTGGCGCAGCGGGCGGCCCAGTCCAACATTCCCGTCGTGCTCGAAGGCGAATCCGGCGTCGGCAAGGAGCTGGTGGCGCGTGCCATCCAGTCCGGCGGCGACCGCTCGAACAAGCCGTTCGTCACCGTCAATTGCGGGGCGATCCCGCATAATCTTGTCGAGAGCATCCTCTTCGGTCACGAGAAGGGCGCGTTTACCGGCGCGACCGAGCGCCATATCGGCAAATTCATGGAAGCCGACGGCGGCACAATCTTCCTCGACGAGATCGGCGACCTGCCGCTCGAGGTGCAGGTGAAGCTGTTGCGCGCCGTGCAGCAAGGCGAGATCGAGACCGTCGGTGCGCGCACCGCACACAAGGTCAATGTCCGGCTGATCTCGGCGACCAACAAGGATCTGATCGAGGAGGTCAAGAACGGCCATTTCCGCGAGGATCTCTACTATCGCCTCAACGTCTTCCCGATCACCATTCCAGCACTTCGCAAGCGCAAGGAGGACATTCCGCATCTGGTGCGCGTCTTTGCAGACCGCTTCTCCAGCGAGCAGAAGAACGGTCGGCGCATGACGGTGAACGCAGGCGCGCTGGCGTTGCTGACCGCCTATGACTGGCCGGGCAATATCCGCCAGCTCGAAAACGCGATCTTCCGTGCGGTCGTTCTGGCCGAGGGGGCGGAGCTGACCGAGGGGGACTTCCCGCAGATCGCCGCCCAGCTTCCGGAATACGAAGTCGTGGATCACCTGGCGCTGGTTGCCGACAATACCGGCCTCGATCCCGACGACAATTATGGTGAGGACTTCAGGGCATCGATCGCAGGAGAAGTACACCACCGCCTGTCGGAAGCCTCCGAAAACGCGATCGCTAGCGTCAATCCTGCCGGCGACGTGCGCAAGCTTGCCGATGTCGAGGAGGAACTCATCCGATTCGCGCTCAAATTCTATCGCGGACAGATGAGTCAAGTAGCCCGCAAGCTTGGCATCGGTCGGTCCACACTTTATCGCAAGCTCAAGGACTACGGTATCGACCCCGACAATCCCCAGAAAGATGCGGCTTAA
- a CDS encoding DUF1244 domain-containing protein: protein MTALSKEQQTEAEAAAFRRLLAHLRERSDVQNIDLMNLAGFCRNCLSNWYREAAEAEGVTVSRDESREMVYGMPYEDWKNLHQNEASPVQKAAFDLNNPHK, encoded by the coding sequence ATGACCGCGCTCAGCAAGGAACAGCAGACCGAAGCCGAGGCCGCCGCCTTCCGCCGCCTCCTCGCCCATCTCAGGGAACGCAGCGACGTTCAGAACATCGATCTGATGAATCTCGCCGGCTTCTGCCGCAACTGCCTGTCGAACTGGTATCGTGAAGCCGCCGAGGCCGAAGGTGTCACGGTCAGCAGGGACGAATCGCGCGAGATGGTCTATGGCATGCCGTATGAAGACTGGAAGAATCTTCACCAGAACGAGGCCTCGCCTGTGCAAAAGGCTGCTTTTGACCTGAACAACCCACACAAATAG